In the bacterium genome, one interval contains:
- a CDS encoding C39 family peptidase, which yields MKRLLYSGSALCVFLLVMANIASASICQNDTNLVLGKSVTVAVVNNDAALAYEGESSSDITDGSLVYIDPSQRQEDGCVGWKNSVSGRTMTVVVDIDLGVACNITAIRYNKGNTPSAGMAADTITTSLGTTSINTGTSGAWTTQYAAAAVESSTVTITLTKTNTGADSDWMFIGEIEVYGSVVTTPVEEPPTSVLLNVPFLEQFYSLNGSSCGNGSCGPASLSMCACYVLGRSATYLDIVNVWSFLGRDTCGNDSSGTSLTELANAARGWPFGLSNVYRSTLTLQGVKDELAAGRPVVVHVQAGYLTTRKYTYTGGHYIAAIGYDEDHIICNDPGTMNGERCNYSNEDMTAAMAYKGNGVLRGFYQ from the coding sequence TTGAAAAGGTTGTTATATTCTGGCAGCGCTCTATGTGTATTTTTACTAGTGATGGCGAATATCGCCTCGGCCTCTATTTGTCAGAACGATACGAATCTTGTTTTGGGCAAGTCGGTGACCGTAGCTGTCGTAAATAATGATGCGGCCCTGGCCTATGAAGGCGAGTCATCTTCGGACATCACCGACGGTTCGCTGGTGTATATCGACCCCAGCCAAAGGCAGGAGGACGGCTGTGTCGGCTGGAAAAACAGTGTCAGTGGCCGGACTATGACTGTTGTTGTGGATATCGATCTGGGGGTGGCCTGCAACATCACCGCAATTCGCTACAATAAAGGCAACACCCCTTCTGCCGGAATGGCTGCCGATACGATTACCACTTCTTTGGGCACAACCAGCATAAATACGGGCACTTCTGGTGCATGGACCACGCAATATGCCGCAGCCGCAGTCGAGTCTTCAACAGTAACGATAACTCTGACCAAGACCAACACAGGCGCCGATAGTGACTGGATGTTTATAGGTGAGATCGAGGTGTATGGCAGTGTAGTTACGACGCCTGTAGAGGAACCCCCGACCTCAGTTCTGCTGAATGTGCCGTTTTTGGAGCAATTTTACTCACTCAACGGCAGTAGTTGCGGCAACGGCAGTTGTGGTCCTGCGTCGTTGTCGATGTGTGCATGTTATGTATTGGGAAGGTCTGCAACCTATCTGGATATAGTGAATGTTTGGTCATTTCTGGGTCGCGACACATGCGGCAACGACTCATCCGGGACCAGTCTGACGGAGTTAGCGAATGCTGCTCGCGGTTGGCCATTTGGCTTGAGCAATGTGTATCGCTCCACGCTGACATTGCAGGGTGTCAAAGATGAACTTGCAGCGGGTCGGCCTGTGGTAGTTCATGTCCAGGCGGGTTATTTGACAACCCGCAAGTACACGTATACCGGTGGCCACTATATTGCCGCAATAGGTTATGATGAGGATCATATTATCTGCAACGATCCCGGCACGATGAATGGAGAGCGGTGCAATTATTCCAATGAGGATATGACTGCTGCAATGGCGTATAAAGGAAATGGCGTATTGCGCGGTTTTTATCAGTAA